Genomic segment of Clostridium sp. Marseille-P299:
TTTACCATGGTCAACGTGTCCGACTACTACTATTTTTAAAATTTCACGATTAATATTTTCCATTCTTTTTTATCACCTTACTCTTTCTACAAAATAAATGATATTTTAATCTTACTCTTCTATCTTAGATTTCATAAATCTCTTAAGTCTCTTAAGTCTCTTAAATTTCTTAAATTTCTAAATATCTTAAATTTATTAGATTTCTTCTTTAATAATACCTACAGCAATCATTGTCAAAACAACATCGTTAACTGTGCCTAAGAATAATGGGGGAGAAATATTCATGAGAAATTATATGGAGAAATCTTAGTATATCTTAGTCAAATGTTAATATGGAGTGATGATTCGCCATGGACGGCGAATCAAGATGGCACTGAGCCAGGATGGCGAATTGCCATCGGTCACGGGCTTATGATATACACTTTCCATTTGACTTAGATATACTTGATTTCGGAATCTAATGTCCGAATGAATATTTTTCTCCCATTATTCTTTCAAAATCTTACCTATAGTTTTGATTCATCAACATCAACTACATATACCCGTCTTTTCTTAGTTTTTGCATTGCGTAGGAGTCTTCTTGATCTTGGGCACGACCTGCTCTTTCAGAAACAGTTGTGTGTTTTAATTCTTCGATAATATCATCTACGGTCTTAGCCTCTGACTTCACTTTATTCGTACATGGAGCACATCCTAAACTACGATATCTTTCACCATTCTTTGAGAAGTATAAATCAATGACCTTAATTTCTTCTCTTTTTATATATTCCCATATGTCAAGTTCATTCCATGCAAGCAAAGGATGAACACGAATGTGATTTCCTTTTGGAAAATCCGTTTTAAATTGATTCCATAATTCTGGAGGTTGATTGGAGTAGTCCCATTCATCTTGCTTATTTCGTTCTGAAAATACTCTTTCTTTTGATCTTGAGCCCTCTTCATCTCTTCTTACACCAACGATTAGCCCTTCAAACTCATATAATTTAGTTACTTGCTGTAATCCCTCTGTCTTTAATGCCTTACAACAAACTAATCTACCTTTATCTGGACCCATTCCCGCTTCAATTGCTTCTTTATTTGTATGCACAATAAGATCTAAATTTAATTCCTTTGCTACTTGATCCCTATATGCGATCATTTCAGGTATTTTAAATGTCGTATCCACATGAATAAAAGGAAATGGACAGTGTCCAAAAAATGCCTTCTTCGCTAGCCATAACAATACCGTAGAATCCTTTCCAATGGACCATAACATTCCTAATTTCCCTAATTTTTTATAGGCTTCTCTAATAATATAAATACTTTGCGCTTCTAATTCGTCTAAATGATTCATGGAGAACACCATACCTTTCTTGCAACCTATTTTAATTTCTTTATTTGATTCTTCTTTAATAGTTAATTGATTCCTAATCATTATTAATTTTTATAAGTTTTTAATTAATATCAGATATTCAATTCTGATAGTTATTGAATCCTAATAATTGTGAATTCCTAATAATTATTGATTCCTGATATTTATTGATTTGATATTTATTGATGCCTAATAATAAAGTTTCCTAATAGTTATTTGATTCTTTTTTATTTATAGAAATACTCATTTTTGTTCCGTCTGGTTTATTTATAATCCACTGTGTGATATCCCCTTCACATTTTGTGTACATATAGCTACCCATTCCCCCAATATCTGCCCCAAGATAAAAATGAATTGCACCCTTATGACATTCCTTTACGCACGAAGCGCAGCCCCAACAATCATTTTTATATTTTATAAAAGCAAAACCATTTTCATCTTTTTTAATTAAGCTACCTGGGCATACTTCAAGACATTTGCCACAACGGATGCAATTTTCTTTATTAATTACTATGCTCATAGAATTCTCCTCGCTCAACTAAGTCTCTATATATTACTTTAAGTTCTCCGTCGATTACTTTTGAGTTCACATATTTTAACCAATGATTATCATCTTTTTCTGGATAATCCATGTGCTCTGCAAAGGAATGCCACCTTGTTTCCTTCCTTGATTTTAGATGAGCAATTACGCTTAGTGAAACGATTAATCTTTCCTTTAGTTCATAAATATACATGAGTTCTTGCATATCATTTGCATGTAAAGTTCTGCTTAATTCTAGTACTTGATTGATTCTGTCTTCCGCAATTGTTAATGTACTTTCGTTATATTGATAATTGGCACCGATTCCCCCTGCATAGGTATCCATAATCTTTTGCATCGCTTCTTCAAGCTCTTCATAGGAAAATGTAGTTGTGTTTTTTTTCGAATTTAAATGGGACTCTAGTTCATTCTTTTTTTGTAATATAAAAGCATCCATAGACTCTTTATTTAAATCTCTTTTTTCATAATATTCATTATTTAAGTTCTTATCACTTGAGCTCACATTATTTAAGTTCTCGCTATTTATGATCTCATTATTTGTGTGTTTATTATTTGTGGGTTCATTATTTGTGGTTTCGTTATTTAAGATCCCATTATCTAAGTTTTCATTATTTAAGCTCTCATTATTAAAAGTCTCATTCTTCTCATTTGAATTGTTACCTATCATATTCATTATGTATTCTAAGGAAGCGATTGCAGCAATTTTTCCTTCCACAAGTGCACCTGTAACGTATTTTTGAGGACAACCGCCTGCTACATCACCTGCAGCATATAGGCCTTTAATTGTTGTAGCTCGATTCGTGTCCACCCAATAACCACTCGCCGTATGCCCACCAACAATGTATGGTTCAGTTCCTTCAATTTCAGCATTATATTCACTTGGCACTCTGCCGCTTTCTAACCATGCCAAGGTTTGACTTGGAGCCATATTTAAGTATGCTTTTAGTAATTCCTGTTCTTGCTCCTTCGTTATACCTTTCGTCTTTAGATAACTAGGTCCTCTGCCCTCCATCGTTTCTTTTACTGTTGCATACACACGATCACTCGTTGTATTCCCATATATTCTTTCATATTCTTCCCCGCAAGAATTGATTTGTTTTGCAAATACTCCCTGTGCAATTGTCCCTGTCGGTGCAATGGTATCTTTTAAACGAAGAGCGATAAAACGCATTTCAAAGGAGGTCATTTCTGCACCTGCTTTAATTCCCATAGCGTATCCTGCTCCTGTGTTAAATGGTGGGTACCACATTTTATGTCTAGAACCTCCTGGGTTGTTCGGACGATAAAGTCCAGCTGCACCACCTGTGGCACAAATAACTGCACTCGATTCAAATACATACATGATTTCTTCATCAATGGAAAAACCAATTGCTCCTTTTATTTCATTTTTCACAACGATATAATCAATAATTGTTACATGATTAAATACGGTAACATTTTTACACTGATTTACCGCTTTTGCTAAAATAGGCTTTATATTTTCGCCATTAATTTTAATATTACGATTCCCCCTAGAGACATACTCTCCATCCGAATCTTTTAATATAACAAGTCCAAGCTTTTCAAGTTCCTTCGTCGCATCATTTACCCCTCTTGCCATGGTTAGAAGTAAATCTTCTCTTACAATTCCATGGGCATCTTGTTTTGCATAGTCAACGTAATCTTCTGGCGTTCTTCCTTTTACAATATAGGCATTGATGGCATTTACACCGGCTGCTAGGCAACCACTTCTTTTGATATTTGCCTTTTCTACAACTATAGTCTTTACATTAGATTGTTTTGCTATTGTAAGTGCCGCATAGCACCCAGCAGTTCCTCCTCCAAGGATTAAAATATCACAGTACTCTTTTACGACCTGCACTGGAAATACCCCCTTTTATTAAATCATTCATTGTTAGATAAATACTGAATTTGTATCCGTTAACAAGGTATTGGTTAATAGATACGTTTCCTTTTCATGAAATCCATGCATTCGGTAAATCAGTACTCGTACATTCTCACCAATTGTTACAATATCATCGGTATTTTGGCGTTTTCCAGTTAGTAAACTATCCTTTACTCTAACTTTAATCTCTATGTAACTTCC
This window contains:
- the cysD gene encoding sulfate adenylyltransferase subunit CysD; its protein translation is MNHLDELEAQSIYIIREAYKKLGKLGMLWSIGKDSTVLLWLAKKAFFGHCPFPFIHVDTTFKIPEMIAYRDQVAKELNLDLIVHTNKEAIEAGMGPDKGRLVCCKALKTEGLQQVTKLYEFEGLIVGVRRDEEGSRSKERVFSERNKQDEWDYSNQPPELWNQFKTDFPKGNHIRVHPLLAWNELDIWEYIKREEIKVIDLYFSKNGERYRSLGCAPCTNKVKSEAKTVDDIIEELKHTTVSERAGRAQDQEDSYAMQKLRKDGYM
- a CDS encoding 4Fe-4S dicluster domain-containing protein gives rise to the protein MSIVINKENCIRCGKCLEVCPGSLIKKDENGFAFIKYKNDCWGCASCVKECHKGAIHFYLGADIGGMGSYMYTKCEGDITQWIINKPDGTKMSISINKKESNNY
- a CDS encoding adenylyl-sulfate reductase subunit alpha, with the protein product MQVVKEYCDILILGGGTAGCYAALTIAKQSNVKTIVVEKANIKRSGCLAAGVNAINAYIVKGRTPEDYVDYAKQDAHGIVREDLLLTMARGVNDATKELEKLGLVILKDSDGEYVSRGNRNIKINGENIKPILAKAVNQCKNVTVFNHVTIIDYIVVKNEIKGAIGFSIDEEIMYVFESSAVICATGGAAGLYRPNNPGGSRHKMWYPPFNTGAGYAMGIKAGAEMTSFEMRFIALRLKDTIAPTGTIAQGVFAKQINSCGEEYERIYGNTTSDRVYATVKETMEGRGPSYLKTKGITKEQEQELLKAYLNMAPSQTLAWLESGRVPSEYNAEIEGTEPYIVGGHTASGYWVDTNRATTIKGLYAAGDVAGGCPQKYVTGALVEGKIAAIASLEYIMNMIGNNSNEKNETFNNESLNNENLDNGILNNETTNNEPTNNKHTNNEIINSENLNNVSSSDKNLNNEYYEKRDLNKESMDAFILQKKNELESHLNSKKNTTTFSYEELEEAMQKIMDTYAGGIGANYQYNESTLTIAEDRINQVLELSRTLHANDMQELMYIYELKERLIVSLSVIAHLKSRKETRWHSFAEHMDYPEKDDNHWLKYVNSKVIDGELKVIYRDLVERGEFYEHSN